In Podospora pseudoanserina strain CBS 124.78 chromosome 5, whole genome shotgun sequence, a single window of DNA contains:
- a CDS encoding hypothetical protein (COG:U; EggNog:ENOG503P3N7) yields MASLTLALLLALFALLTSADPSVPTQNTQFCNFGHPTGHADFCFGLSVKNHSSPKPNHDFHKDFHVSLSIRRSGKLGWTAVGTGPTMAGSVMVVVYGDPGRGRPTVSVRSVDGHHLPGTIDHQGVDGEMEEWEKPDGPATHAARVEVVCEKCDTFGSVQGWGGGGTGGSMPWIWAWNDHQDFEHDGDGFEVGAKLKMHRHREGSGGFGRFWVDMRRAALEEGRHEWDFEEKEGNRRVGTSDGPIGFGAWFDFVVRVWSLAKIHGVVMGVGFLGLFPLGLVMIRMNSGKGRPFKRHWRVQVLATTVAVVGAMIGGRLSKWHMPKTSHQWLGVGIVVGLVVQSVLGWRHHVDFVRIKRRTWISHGHIWLGRFLVAGGLVNVVLGMLLSGKGAGSVWLVVAVGVLEAAGLGYWLWRAERQRKQAVGEGEDGTEALALMPRSSDGGENYFALDESEEESSDEGEDGKMSDEESLRKRSVDSATSVKKSLAATKD; encoded by the exons ATGGCCTCCCTCACGCTCGCGTTACTGCTTGccctcttcgccctcctcacctctgCCGACCCTTCGGTACCCACACAAAACACCCAGTTTTGCAACTTTGGGCACCCCACCGGGCATGCCGATTTCTGCTTTGGTCTGTCGGTGAAAAACCACTCAAGCCCAAAGCCAAATCACGACTTTCACAAGGATTTTCACGTCAGCTTATCGATCCGCCGATCGGGGAAGCTAGGGTGGACGGCTGTTGGGACGGGGCCGACGATGGCGGGGTCggtgatggttgttgtttaCGGAGAtccggggaggggaaggccGACGGTTAGCGTCAGGAGTGTGGATGGGCATCACCTGCCCGGGACTATTGATCATCAGGGTGTcgatggggag atggaggaaTGGGAAAAGCCGGACGGGCCAGCGACGCATGCCGCACgggtggaggttgtttgTGAGAAGTGCGATACTTTTGGGAGTGTGcagggctggggtggtgggggaacAGGGGGGAGTATGCCGTGGATTTGGGCTTGGAATGATCATCAGGATTTCGAACATGATGGGGACgggtttgaggttggggcGAAATTGAAGATGCATAGGCATCGtgaggggagtggggggtttgggaggtttTGGGTTGATATGCGGAGGGCTGCTCTTGAGGAAGGGAGACATGAGTGGGATTttgaggaaaaggaagggaaCAGGAGGGTGGGGACGAGTGATGGGCCGATTGGGTTCGGGGCTTGGTTtgattttgtggtgagggtttggtCGTTGGCGAAGATTcatggggtggtgatgggggtggggtttttggggttgttcccgttggggttggtgatgatcagGATGAAtagtgggaaggggaggccgTTTAAGAGGCATTGGAGGGTGCAGGTTTTGGCCACGACGGTTGCGGTCGTTGGGGCGATGATTGGAGGACGGTTGTCAAAGTGGCATATGCCAAAAACATCACATCagtggttgggggtgggcaTTGTGGTAGGGTTAGTTGTGCAGAGTGTTTTGGGGTGGAGGCACCATGTTGACTTTGTGAGGATCAAGAGACGGACGTGGATTTCTCACGGGCATATCTGGCTGGGGAGGTTTTTGGTtgctggggggttggtgaatgTGGTTTTGGGCATGTTGTTGTCTGGCAAGGGTGCAGGGTCGGTTTGGTTGGTCGTCGCGGTGGGAGTGTTGGAGGCGGCTGGGTTGGGCTACTGGCTTTGGAGGGCtgagaggcagaggaagcaggctgttggtgagggggaggatgggacggAGGCTTTGGCTTTGATGCCGAGGAGTAGCGATGGAGGGGAGAATTATTTTGCATTGGATGAGAGCGAAGAGGAAAGCTcggatgagggtgaggatggcaagATGTCGGATGAGGAGTCATTGCGGAAGAGATCAGTGGACTCAGCGACTTCGGTGAAGAAGAGTTTGGCGGCAACGAAGGACTAA
- a CDS encoding hypothetical protein (COG:S; EggNog:ENOG503NTWW), producing the protein MAETKLKDLSSLRPSLKKLINAPFASPATTPAPPQIRNLYQRLSREAKSRKYGERPWITIALALAHPDLPGYILQGHYAMLLADPPRHVEGGVPRQARLGRCLTSLVAIACLRAQRGVGPQVLSHVYGLRKAVEQGLHREEFEDEEEREGMERLAGDEGCEWILESVDKIARAIGGGGFAGWEREVDQDQDQEDGVEDDTRLDGEVSEVGNVAKEMEEELQGGTGSGSGSGRGRGRESKL; encoded by the exons ATGGCCGAAACCAAACTCAAAGACCTTAGCTCCCTAAGGCCCTCCCTCAAAAAACTAATCAACGCCCCCTTCGCCTCCCCAGCCACAACCCCGGCCCCCCCCCAAATAAGAAACCTCTACCAGCGCCTCTCCCGCGAAGCCAAATCGCGCAAATACGGCGAACGTCCCTGGATAACCATAGCT CTTGCACTGGCACATCCCGATCTGCCGGGGTATATCCTCCAGGGTCACTACGCCATGTTACTCGCCGATCCACCGAGGCATGTGGAGGGCGGGGTGCCGAGACAGGCGAGGTTGGGGCGGTGCCTGACCAGTCTTGTGGCGATTGCGTGTTTGAGAGCGcagaggggggttgggccGCAGGTGTTGAGCCATGTTTACGGGTTGAGAAAGGCTGTGGAGCAGGGGTTACACAgagaggagtttgaggacgaggaggagagggaggggatggaaCGGTtggcgggggatgaggggtgtGAGTGGATTTTGGAGAGCGTTGACAAAATCGCGAGGGCGatcgggggtggggggtttgccGGTTGGGAGCGGGAGGTTGACCAGGACCAGGACCAGGAGgacggggtggaggatgatacgaggctggatggggaggtgagcgAGGTTGGGAATGTggcgaaggagatggaggaggagctgcaggGCGGGAcagggagcgggagcgggagcgggagggggagggggagggagtccAAGTTGTGA
- the MSH6 gene encoding DNA mismatch repair protein msh6 (COG:L; BUSCO:EOG09260DP1; EggNog:ENOG503NU39): protein MGDKTAARTPAKTPSTAKKQGQAPSTGKQQSILGFFSKTPASSANAPNSSPSVKPTPSLKKASSSQCLQETTKSNSARRPPDATPVPSSDAPEPTSSQENRDVSTAKVSKSRTTMRDTTTLPSSPSRKVKKAVNYAESSDEEDEEFIASLTSRKSRQRRPRAAVIDEDDEDTYEAGANEVEEEDDEMEDFVVSDDSDAPSRSKKRKRPAAKTSAPRKKTTNPSPPRSAAPDLDGDEPMEDVPPSTSTAQKWKYDPDSIDHDEPQETVVKTTPAAKKPSSTPKPKPKAHTQEPEKRYPWLANILDGNKKPPTDPEFDPTSIYIPPAAEKQFSAFEKQYWDIKKNLWDTVVFFKKGKFYELYENDATIGHQLFDLKMTDRVNMRMVGVPESSLDMWVNQFVAKGFKVARVDQMESALGKEMRERDAKAKKADKIIRRELACILTAGTLVDGSMLQDDMATYCAAIKESVVDGKPCFGIAFVDAATGQFLISEFEDDVDLTKFETFVAQTCPRELVLEKSRLSTKALRILKNNTAPTTIWNYLKPGTEFWDAETSRRELECNGYFSNADNQEEVWPEKLEKVKEKDLLMSALGGLVHYLRFLKLERSLLSQGNFEPYNPIHRNGTLILDGQTLINLEIFSNTANGGVEGTLFNLLNRCITPFGKRLFRQWVCHPLCNIQKINERLDAVDMLSNDKSALAEFSSHMSKMPDLERLISRIHAGSCRPEDFVRVLEGFEQIDYTMNFLGTFGGGNGLVDRLISCMPDLKEPLGYWETAFDRKKARDSKVLIPERGIEEDYDNSEDELNRIKEELAQLLEKQKTALKCRQLKFTDVGKEVYQIEVPKSTKVPSSWRQMSATAAVKRYYFRELESLVRELQETEETHSQIVKEVASRFFKKFDVDYEVWLQAIRIISQLDCLMSLAKSSLALGLPSCRPEFVDDERSVLHFEELRHPCMINRVDDFIPNDIHLGGEQAKINLLTGANAAGKSTVLRMTCTAVIMAQIGCYVPAVSAKLTPVDRIMSRLGANDNIFAAQSTFFVELSETKKILAEATSRSLVILDELGRGTSSYDGLAVAQAVLHHVASHIGCVGFFATHYHSLATEFENHPEIRARRMQIHVDGGNRRVTFLYKLEDGVAEGSFGMHCAAMCGIPNKVIEEAEVAAKEWEHTSRLKESLERAKTGCYIPLGVLSDVASLLRVGGEAEVQERGVEVLLRAIEAL from the exons ATGGGAGACAAGACAGCAGCCCGCACCCCGGCAAAGACGCCGTCTACAGCTAAGAAACAGGGACAGGCGCCGTCAACGGGCAAGCAGCAGAGCATTCTCGGCTTCTTTTCTAAGACACCAGCAAGCAGTGCCAATGCTCCCAATTCTTCGCCCTCGGTCAAGCCGACACCTTCCCTCAAGAAAGCCAGCTCCTCGCAATGCCTCCAGGAGACAACCAAGTCCAACTCTGCGCGACGACCACCTGATGCTACGCCTGTCCCCAGCAGTGACGCCCCTGAGCCGACCAGCTCTCAGGAAAACAGAGACGTTAGCACTGCCAAG GTGTCGAAATCGAGGACGACCATGAGGGACACCACGACGCTGCCCAGCAGCCCTTCCCGAAAGGTCAAAAAAGCCGTCAACTATGCCGAATCAtccgacgaagaagacgaggagtTCATCGCCTCATTGACATCTCGGAAGAGCCGACAGCGCCGCCCGCGTGCGGCGGTcatcgacgaggatgatgaggacacGTACGAGGCAGGCGCCAAtgaagttgaagaggaggacg ATGAAATGGAAGACTTTGTAGTCTCGGACGACTCAGATGCTCCATCCAGatcgaagaagaggaaacgGCCGGCTGCCAAAACCTCTGCGCCACGGAAGAAGACCACCAACCCATCGCCGCCTCGTTCAGCTGCCCCAGACCTGGACGGTGACGAGCCAATGGAAGACGTCCCCCCGTCGACGTCCACCGCACAGAAGTGGAAATACGACCCTGACAGCATCGATCATGACGAGCCACAGGAGACGGTCGTCAAGACCACTCCAGCTGCGAAGAAGCCGTCGTCAACACCCAAACCGAAACCGAAAGCGCACACTCAGGAACCCGAGAAGAGATATCCCTGGCTGGCCAACATCCTGGATGGCAACAAAAAGCCACCAACCGACCCAGAGTTTGATCCCACGTCCATCTACATCCCACCGGCAGCGGAGAAGCAGTTCTCTGCCTTTGAGAAGCAGTACTGGGACATCAAGAAGAATCTCTGGGATACCGTCGTGTTCTTCAAGAAGGGCAAGTTCTACGAGCTGTACGAAAATGATGCAACCATTGGTCACCAGTTGTTTGATCTGAAGATGACAGACCGCGTCAACATGCGCATGGTGGGTGTCCCTGAGAGCTCACTCGATATGTGGGTCAACCAGTTCGTCGCGAAAGGCTTCAAGGTCGCTCGTGTGGACCAGATGGAGTCCGCGCTTGGCAAGGAGATGCGCGAGCGTGACGcaaaggccaagaaggcggaCAAGATCATCCGACGTGAGCTTGCTTGCATCTTGACTGCCGGCACCCTGGTGGACGGCAGCATGCTCCAGGATGATATGGCCACATACTGCGCAGCCATCAAGGAGTCTGTTGTGGATGGCAAGCCTTGCTTTGGCATTGCGTTTGTGGATGCCGCCACTGGTCAGTTTTTAATttccgagtttgaggatgatgtcgaccTCACCAAGTTCGAGACCTTTGTTGCCCAGACATGCCCTCGGGAACTGGTGCTGGAAAAGTCGCGGCTGTCCACCAAGGCGCTCCGCATCCTCAAGAACAACACTGCACCTACCACCATCTGGAACTATCTCAAACCCGGCACCGAGTTTTGGGATGCTGAGACGTCGAGGCGGGAACTGGAGTGCAACGGTTACTTCTCCAACGCTGACAACCAGGAGGAAGTCTGGCCggagaagctcgagaaggtcaaggagaaggacctCTTGATGTCGGCTCTTGGCGGGCTGGTTCATTACCTGCGCTTCCTCAAGCTCGAACGGAGCTTGCTCTCGCAAGGGAACTTTGAACCATACAATCCAATCCACCGCAATGGCACGCTCATTTTGGACGGCCAgaccctcatcaacctcgagaTCTTCTCCAACACGGCCAACGGTGGCGTGGAAGGAACGCTTTTTAACCTCCTCAACAGGTGTATTACGCCGTTTGGGAAGCGTCTCTTCCGGCAGTGGGTCTGCCACCCGCTCTGCAACATCCAGAAGATCAACGAACGTCTTGATGCGGTGGACATGCTCAGCAACGACAAGAGTGCGCTTGCCGAGTTCTCGTCCCACATGAGTAAGATGCCCGACCTGGAGCGATTGATCTCGCGCATCCACGCCGGCTCCTGCAGACCTGAAGACTTTGTCCGTGTTCTCGAGGGCTTTGAGCAGATTGACTACACCATGAACTTCCTTGGCACTTTTGGGGGTGGCAATGGGCTGGTGGACCGGCTTATTTCTTGCATGCCCGATCTCAAAGAGCCCCTTGGTTACTGGGAGACGGCCTTTGACAGGAAGAAGGCTCGCGACAGCAAGGTTCTCATCCCCGAGCGGGGGATCGAGGAGGATTATGACAACAGCGAGGACGAGCTGAACCGCATCAAGGAAGAGTTGGCTCAGCTGCTcgagaagcaaaagacggCCTTGAAGTGCAGGCAACTCAAGTTCACCGACGTCGGCAAGGAGGTGTACCAGATTGAAGTGCCCAAGTCGACCAAGGTGCCTTCGAGTTGGCGCCAGATGTCAGCTACGGCCGCTGTCAAGCGGTACTACTTCCGAGAGCTGGAAAGCCTTGTCCGTGAGCTCCAGGAAACCGAGGAGACGCACTCCCAGATCGTCAAGGAGGTCGCGTCAAGGTTCTTTAAGAAATTTGACGTTGATTACGAGGTGTGGTTGCAGGCCATTCGCATCATCTCGCAGCTGGACTGCCTGATGAGCTTGGCCAAGTCGTCTCTTGCCCTCGGCCTTCCCAGTTGCCGTCCGGagtttgttgatgacgaGCGGAGCGTCTTGCACTTTGAGGAGCTCCGTCACCCGTGCATGATCAACAGGGTGGATGACTTTATTCCCAACGATATCCACCTCGGCGGCGAGCAGGCCAAGATTAACCTTCTTACTGGTGCCAACGCGGCTGGAAAGTCGACTGTTCTTCGAATG ACTTGTACTGCCGTCATCATGGCCCAGATTGGCTGTTACGTCCCGGCTGTGTCGGCCAAGTTGACTCCTGTCGACCGTATCATGTCTCGTCTCGGCGCCAACGACAATATTTTTGCCGCCCAAAGCACCTTCTTTGTTGAGCTGTCCGAAACCAAGAAGATTCTGGCCGAGGCTACGTCCCGCTCCCTTGTTATTCTTGACGAGCTCGGACGCGGCACCTCTTCGTATGATGGCCTGGCTGTCGCCCAAGCTGTTCTTCACCATGTGGCATCCCACATTGGTTGTGTTGGGTTCTTTGCTACCCACTACCACAGCCTGGCAACCGAGTTTGAGAACCACCCTGAGATCCGGGCGCGGAGGATGCAGATTCACGTCGACGGTGGGAACCGGCGAGTGACGTTCTTGTACAAACTGGAGGACGGTGTTGCAGAGGGATCGTTTGGTATGCACTGTGCTGCCATGTGCGGTATTCCCAACAAGGTcatcgaggaggccgaggtggcGGCCAAGGAGTGGGAGCACACCAGCCGGTTGAAGGAAAGCTTGGAGAGGGCCAAGACGGGGTGTTACATCCCTCTCGGAGTGCTGAGCGATGTGGCAAGCTTGCtcagggttggtggtgaggcagAAGTGCAGGAgcggggggtggaggtgctgTTGCGAGCCATTGAGGCGCTCTGA
- a CDS encoding hypothetical protein (COG:S; EggNog:ENOG503Q4QN) yields MAAPNHFLEDKKIIVVGGGIAGCAFVAALHKLWNPNWRLPEIVVLERNPRDVRHNYSISLHGDSVNGGLVALRQLGLLDETLSHSIFGLRSGQFKMWDVNWKELMSTQPRPWGDLPTGSMRIQRSDLERILVREAERINATFHRGVECTGAERLANGRIRVAVEDEAGVQDHQDCDFLVVADGAQSRLRAALRPHDDLKYAGAVQIGGRAEFPHGIPEPIEENWGVLLSGKGVCCYFSAVDKDTVVWALSQQRAEPDTRTSVATPDRFAALKEEALRLGSMFSEPFCTIVESTIPSSAFVTAAMEKEPFRHDDPSLERIVFIGDANHAVSAFAGNGANLALKDGWDLAENICYQSSLHNAVAAYDRLGFARAAEAIKLSHQKMDFAHCTSVKDSLLRAGLATGRWFMRIRGM; encoded by the coding sequence ATGGCGGCACCCAATCATTTCCTCGAGGACAAAAAGATCATTGTGGTAGGCGGTGGCATCGCTGGATGCGCCTTTGTGGCCGCCCTCCACAAACTCTGGAACCCAAACTGGAGATTACCAGAGatcgtcgtcctcgagcGCAACCCAAGAGATGTTCGACACAACTATTCGATATCCCTACATGGCGACAGCGTCAATGGAGGTCTGGTCGCCTTGCGAcaactcggcctcctcgatgAAACACTCAGTCACTCCATCTTCGGTCTCCGGTCGGGCCAGTTCAAAATGTGGGATGTTAACTGGAAGGAGCTGATGTCAACACAGCCTCGGCCATGGGGGGACTTGCCAACGGGATCCATGAGAATCCAGCGCAGCGATCTTGAACGAATCCTGGTCCGAGAAGCAGAGAGGATAAACGCAACCTTCCATCGGGGTGTTGAATGTACCGGGGCTGAGCGATTAGCCAACGGCAGGATCCGAGtcgcggtggaggatgaggcgggAGTGCAAGACCACCAGGATTGTGACTTTCTCGTGGTCGCCGACGGTGCTCAGAGCAGACTCAGGGCTGCTCTCCGGCCCCACGATGACCTCAAGTACGCCGGCGCGGTCCAGATAGGTGGAAGAGCCGAGTTCCCACATGGGATACCGGAGCCCATCGAGGAGAATTGGGGTGTCTTGTTGTCCGGGAAGGGTGTTTGCTGTTACTTCTCGGCCGTCGATAAAGACACTGTCGTGTGGGCACTGAGCCAACAACGAGCCGAGCCGGATACGCGAACAAGCGTAGCGACGCCCGACAGATTCGCAGCCCtcaaagaagaagccctcCGTCTCGGCAGCATGTTCTCGGAGCCATTCTGCACAATCGTTGAGTCgaccatcccatcatcagccttTGTGACTGCAGCCATGGAGAAGGAACCATTTCGGCACGACGACCCGAGCCTCGAAAGAATAGTCTTTATCGGTGATGCCAACCATGCCGTGAGTGCTTTTGCTGGAAACGGAGCCAATCTGGCGTTgaaggatggatgggatCTGGCGGAAAACATCTGTTACCAGTCATCTCTGCACAACGCTGTGGCAGCCTACGACAGACTGGGCTTTGCACGGGCAGCTGAGGCCATCAAGTTGTCTCACCAAAAGATGGACTTTGCCCATTGCACAAGCGTCAAAGACTCGCTGTTACGAGCTGGGCTGGCGACTGGACGATGGTTTATGCGCATTAGGGGGATGTGA
- a CDS encoding hypothetical protein (EggNog:ENOG503NWZV; COG:K), whose amino-acid sequence MDVDSTDRPDAAGALKTDGVRESPKDHNSRRAAACLVCRRSKIKCEKGRMPNDERCQRCLQLGVQCVRPDFHVGRRKGVKNKRTGLEKALHQVEQAVRRSGTSIQGIEATKVVSELKVLLGSGSEGSMPPGDTIQVGGRKPNPRRDSRQSDTLLPDASSDAGDSSASDQDGMSVPPQGSTPSQGHAVEESLAVDDAENPLQLLARASDLHVSPKSGNDSLPAEAASHQRARQAKQPDQPSEVEKFFKLSQFSLDVGSDLDPIDLGLMTVEEADALFTFFHHNLAHTRWGLDPVLYTASFTRSRSAFLFTSICAASALFMAAASALSRRLSNHCQALVNRIIRDRYRSVEIVLAFMVNVPWMAPGKHSTDDETCWYVSMATTMALDLSLHKILVSQQSVNGQGMGSMPMQVPRADCIDPKVALSLDGFSEVDPNSEYGRRLLRRRERCWIALFVLERGMCLARGRCYTVPITPILKGCDQWHLSNIADTMDGHLVSMAVLRRDLAQDDLFASIRAVCDGSRDGRTGGGIIATSIQMTVDKFFDEWHAKWGISIGTGPRMSEGFMRSPEPLFADQAAEHRLPPYVQILVTHTRLSIYSSVINHPTAPTEVRHFFHAAGLSSALNVMRAAIQGESQLSSMPNNTAIMISFAACFALRLSGQLPGNSNLAPSVRALIEETAEVLERIGSATKHRDGMSALYGKYLRCIVKKAALSANETAPRPRTGHHQPEPLTQQHQATAPYARHSDANNHNHARGSFSMTDALPPNPAVSGFLEPPIWSEPIQFSSMSDDQVVEALSRVNNEFDPALNMYPWDDAAALDWLNWSNLPDFGT is encoded by the exons ATGGATGTCGACTCTACGGACCGGCCAGACGCTGCTGGCGCACTCAAGACAGACGGCGTCAGGGAATCGCCCAAGGATCACAACAGCCGCCGGGCCGCTGCATGTCTCGTGTGTCGCAGAAGCAAGATCAAGTGTGAGAAGGGACGCATGCCAAACGACGAGCGCTGTCAACGTTGTCTCCAGTTGGGGGTGCAGTGTGTTCGACCTGATTTCCATGTTGGACGTCGAAAAGGGGTCAAGAA CAAGCGAACTGGACTGGAGAAGGCGCTGCACCAGGTTGAGCAGGCAGTGAGGAGATCAGGGACTAGCATTCAGGGGATCGAGGCCACCAAGGTTGTATCTGAGCTCAAAGTACTTCTCGGGTCGGGCTCGGAAGGGTCTATGCCACCAGGCGACACCATCCAGGTTGGTGGACGAAAGCCGAACCCGCGCCGAGACTCGAGACAGAGCGACACGCTCCTTCCGGACGCTTCATCTGACGCCGGAGACAGCAGCGCTTCCGACCAGGACGGCATGAGTGTACCGCCGCAGGGATCGACCCCATCCCAGGGCCACGCTGTCGAGGAGAgtcttgctgttgatgatgctgagaaCCCGCTCCAACTTCTTGCGCGCGCATCCGACCTTCACGTGTCCCCAAAGTCTGGGAACGATAGCCTACCGGCAGAAGCTGCCTCTCATCAACGAGCACGCCAGGCCAAGCAACCCGACCAGCCATCGGAAGTGGAAAAGTTCTTTAAGCTCAGCCAATTCAGCCTCGATGTCGGGAGTGATCTGGACCCCATCGACCTCGGCCTCATGAccgtggaggaggccgatgCACTGTTCACTTT TTTCCATCACAATCTAGCGCATACCCGCTGGGGCCTTGACCCAGTCTTGTACACAGCATCGTTCACTCGTTCCCGGTCCGCCTTTCTCTTCACGTCAATATGCGCCGCCTCGGCCCTCTTCATGGCCGCTGCCTCGGCCCTGTCCCGTCGCCTCTCGAATCACTGCCAAGCTCTCGTGAACCGCATCATCCGTGACCGTTACCGCTCTGTCGAGATTGTCCTTGCCTTCATGGTCAACGTCCCCTGGATGGCGCCCGGGAAACACAGCACCGATGACGAAACCTGCTGGTACGTCAGCatggcgacgacgatggcgCTTGATCTCAGTCTGCACAAGATCTTGGTCTCACAACAGAGCGTAAACGGCCAAGGCATGGGAAGTATGCCGATGCAAGTTCCGAGAGCAGACTGCATCGACCCCAAGGTGGCGCTTTCGCTGGACGGTTTCTCGGAGGTGGATCCGAACAGCGAGTATGGCAGACGgctgctgagaagaagggaacGGTGCTGGATTGCCCTTTTCGTCTTGGAAAGAGGCATGTGTTTGGCAAGAGGTCGGTGCTACACGGTTCCCATCACGCCCATCCTCAAGGGGTGTGACCAGTGGCATTTGTCAAATATTGCAGATACGATGGATGGGCATCTTGTTTCCATGGCGGTGCTGAGGAGAGATTTG GCGCAGGATGATTTATTTGCGTCTATCAGGGCGGTCTGTGATGGCTCTCGGGATGGAAGAACCGGGGGCGGGATTATTGCCACCTC GATCCAAATGACCGTTGACAAATTCTTTGACGAATGGCATGCTAAATGGGGCATCTCAATCGGCACCGGGCCGCGTATGTCTGAAGGTTTCATGCGCAGCCCAGAACCGCTGTTTGCTGACCAAGCGGCAGAGCATCGACTGCCGCCGTATGTGCAAATCCTGGTGACCCATACCAGGCTTTCCATCTACAGCAGCGTCATCAACCACCCGACGGCTCCCACCGAAGTGCGCCACTTTTTCCATGCCGCCGGCCTCTCATCTGCGCTCAACGTCATGCGAGCTGCAATCCAGGGCGAGAGCCAACTGTCCAGCATGCCCAACAACACAGCCATCATGATCTCGTTCGCTGCGTGCTTTGCTCTTCGTCTCAGCGGCCAGCTGCCGGGCAATTCCAACCTGGCACCAAGCGTCCGAGCCCTCATTGAGGAAACAGCAGAGGTCCTCGAACGCATCGGCTCGGCAACAAAGCATCGAGATGGCATGTCGGCATTGTACGGAAAATATCTTAGATGCATTGTCAAAAAAGCGGCGCTATCAGCAAACGAGACCGCCCCTCGCCCCCGGAccggccaccaccaaccggAACCTCTCacgcaacaacaccaagccaCAGCACCGTATGCGAGACACAGTGACGCCAATAACCACAATCACGCCCGCGGCAGCTTTAGTATGACGGACGCCCTACCACCCAACCCGGCTGTTTCCGGCTTCCTGGAACCGCCCATCTGGTCCGAGCCAATCCAGTTCTCGTCCATGTCGGATGATCAAGTTGTCGAGGCACTCAGCAGGGTCAATAACGAGTTTGACCCAGCCCTCAACATGTATCCCTGGGACGACGCGGCGGCGTTGGATTGGTTGAACTGGTCAAACCTACCGGACTTTGGTACTTGA
- a CDS encoding hypothetical protein (COG:C; EggNog:ENOG503NUAB) yields MFVSFATWCSQASSPEEPSNPSGSGDGAAASMAVCFTHPLDLTKYRMQVLHTRAPMLSTLYRFAVRDGIPSLWSGLSASVLRQSTYSTARFGLYTILSRQMQKRSSGAKPSTTSTIACAGVAGGLAGVVGNPTEVVLVRMCADAAKPPAERFLYSDAVTALVRIAREEGVKVFGRGLSANIVRSVLMSELSTPDNAHKLFADLEQDVSQIAPYAAAKKTILTRTRLKDDIRTHALASLFAGTAATTACAPADVLKSRIQSATKGSTVLQVARDGLRQEGPMFLMKGWTPAWLRLTPHTVLTFVIMEKLSELVSMTAATPVPARATA; encoded by the exons atgTTTGTCTCTTTTGCAACATGGTGCTCCCAGGCATCCAGTCCTGAG GAACCAAGCAACCCTTCTGGCTCGGGTGA CGGAGCCGCTGCCTCCATGGCAGTATGCTTCA CCCACCCCCTGGATCTCACAAAATA CCGCATGCAGGTCCTCCATACCCGAGCACCCATGCTCTCGACCCTGTACCGGTTCGCTGTTCGTGATG GAATACCTTCACTGTGGTCCGGCCTTTCCGCTTCGGTTCTCCGACAATCGACATACTCAACAGCCAGGTTCGGTTTGTATACCATCCTGTCCCGCCAGATGCAAAAGCGGTCCAGTGGTGCCAAgccatccaccacatccaccataGCGTGTGCCGGTGTGGCCGGCGGGCTCGCTGGCGTGGTGGGGAATCCGACAGAGGTTGTTCTCGTCCGAATGTGTGCCGACGCCGCCAAACCACCGGCAGAGCGCTTTCTCTACTCGGACGCCGTGACCGCCCTCGTCCGGATCGcgagagaggaaggtgtcaaagtgtttgggagggggctgTCTGCCAATATCGTCAGGAGTGTCCTCATGAGTGAGTTGAGCACCCCAGACAATGCCCACAAGCTGTTTGCTGACCTCGAACAAGACGTGTCCCAGATCGCACC ATATGCGGCTGCTAAAAAAACTATCCTCACCCGCACCCGGCTGAAAGACGACATCCGAACACACGCCCTGGCATCTCTCTTCGCCGGAACCGCTGCCACGACAGCGTGCGCACCGGCCGATGTGCTGAAGAGCAGAATCCAAAGCGCTACCAAGGGCTCAACCGTCCTGCAGGTTGCGCGTGACGGCCTGAGGCAAGAAGGGCCAATGTTCCTCATGAAGGGGTGGACGCCAGCTTGGCTCCGCCTGACACCTCACACCGTCCTCACATTCGTCATCATGGAAAAGCTCTCCGAGCTCGTCAGCATGACGGCAGCCACCCCGGTGCCGGCTCGAGCAACCGCTTGA